The Thermotoga maritima MSB8 region CGGAATCATAAGGGCCATCGTCTACTACCCGCAGGAAGTTGGAAGAAACATCGATGAAATTCTCAGAGCGGTGAAAGCCCTTCAAACGTCCGATGAAAAAGGAGTTGCCATTCCTGCCAACTGGCCAAGCAACGAGCTCATAAACGATTCTGTGATCGTTCCTCCGGCAAGCAGTGTGGAAGAAGCAAGAAAAAGACTGGAATCGAAAGATTTCGAGTGCTACGACTGGTGGTTCTGTTACAAAAAGGTATAACAGAAAATAAAAACAAGAAAGCGGGTGGCTCCTTCTGGAGCCACCTTTTCGTTTTTCCCTCCTTAAATTCTTCCATCAGTTAACGAAATGAAACTGTAACTTGACAAAGTGTGACCTATTGGTTGACAATAATTTATGAAGTTGTTTGCGGCATGCAACTAACTGATGGGAGGGACCCTTTTGAACATTTCACCCACTCAACACAAGATTCTCAAACTTCTCATAGAAAACGAAAAGATATCGATGAGAGAAATCAGTGAAAAGCTTTCTGTGAACATGTCCACCGTGTCCAGGAATTTTCGCTCGTTGTTGGAATCGGGTTTTGCTCTGAAGGTCGAAGAAGCATCTCCTGGTTCCTCGGGAGGTAGAAAAACCGCTCTTTATACGGCAAACCCGAATAAGTTCTTCATCCTGGGGATTGGTGTTGAGCAGAACAGGTTGATCGGTGTGGTGATCGATGCGAAGGGAAACGAGGTTGAAAAAAGTGAGATACACAGAAGTTTTCGTGGAGATGAGATCGTAAACGCTCTTGTTGATTGTGTTGAACCTTTTAAAGAAAAGTATCCAAACACAGTGGGAATTTCCATCGGTATGCCTGGAATCATAAAAGAAAACAAGGTGATCTTTTCTTCGGCCCTCGGTATTGAAGATCTCGATCTTGGAAGAATTCTCTCCAAGGAATTTGGAACAGAGATTTTCGTTCTTAACGACGCAAACGCGGCAGTTGTGGGATACGGTTTTCAGAAGAAAAATGTGGTTTATTTTCTGATCTCTGTTCCTTACTATCTGAACCAGCCGGTGGGTGTTGGAGCGGGACTCTGGCTGGAAGGGAGCCTGTACCAGGGTTCCAACGGTGCTGCGGGTGAATTCGAAATCGACATCCTGCCGTCCATTCTGTCTGGACCAGCCACACTCGATGAAGTAGATTTGAAAAACCTGTCTTCCGATTCGTTCTTGAAACTTCTTTCGAAGCTTTCGGAGGTTGCCTCTTTCGTTAGCTATCTTCTAGATCCCGAAACCGTGATTTTTGGTGGGGACATAACGTTGTTTTCCCCGGAATTTCACAGCGGTCTGGCAAAGAACGTTCGGGATCACCTCGAAAAAAGACACATCTCTGACGTTGAGGTTCTCTTCGATGAAAGAGGGCTCTGGACGGTCGCCTTCGGTGCAGCAAAAGCCTTCTGGAAAAGGATTCTAGAAGACTACGAGTTCGCCGGCAAGATTCTGAAATGAAGGAGTGATGGACGTGGATCTTGGAAAGCTGTTCTTCTGCGGTTTCAATGACTTCAACGAGGAAGTCAAGGAAATAATCAGAAAATACAGACCAACCGGTATTTTGATCTATCCAGGAGTTCTTTCGAAAGAGTACCTTCTGATGGATTTCATGAGTTTTCTATCGAAGGAAGGAGATTTTCTCATCAGTTCCGATCACGAGGGTGGCCAGCTTGAGGTGTTGAAATACGTTCCCTCGTCTCCGGGAAATCTTGCCTTTGGGAAAAACTCACCGGATGTGACTTACAGATATTCCAGGGTTGCGGGAAAGATCATGGAGATTGTGGGGCTCAACATGGTTTTTGCTCCTGTTCTTGATCTTCTTTCTGAAGAGAGTTCTTCGGTGATCGACATAAGAAGCTACGGCTCAGATCCCAAAATCGTAGCCGAGCACGGAGCAAGAGCCTGTGAAGGTTATCTGGAAGGTGGAGTTATTCCCTGCATCAAGCACTTTCCAGGTCACGGAAAAGCGAGAGAAGACTCTCACCTCACCCTTCCTGTAGTCGATGCACCCTTTGAAAAACTCTGGGAAGAGGATCTTCTGCCGTTCAGAAAGGTGCTGGAAAGGGAGAAAAAGGTCACGGTCATGACGGCCCACGTCAGATACTCTTCGATAGACAGTCTCCCGGCTACTCTTTCGGAGAAGATCATAACGGACGTTCTCAGAGAAAAGATCGGTTTCGACGGTCTTGTGATCAGTGACGCTATGGAGATGAGCGCTGTGTCGAACAATTTCTCTGTTGAAGAGATTGTGAGTCTCTTTCTGAACGCGGGAGGAAACATGATCCTTCTCGGTGATTACAGAAATCTTCCGGTTTACTATGAAACGCTGGTGAAACTCCTCGAGGATGGAAAGGTCCAGAAGGACAAAGTGGAGCGCTCCATAAGAACGGTGGAAAAATATCTTGCTTTTGCGAAGAAAAACAGCGGTGTTGGTTTCCTTGCCGATGTTTCGATGAAGGCTGTGGAATTCCTCGGTTTTGAAAAGATAGATCATACCAGTGAAGTGACTCTTCTCGTTCCTTCCAGTGAGAATCTGAGTCAGGCAGACACCACGGGGGGCGATTACGATCAGATTCCGGAGATCGTTTCCAGATTTTTCGAAGTCGAGAATGTTGTTCGATACACCGTAGAAGACGGTCCCGAGTTCGTTGAAGGTGATTTGATCTTCGATTTTGTAGCCGACATACCGAACGAAAAGGCTTTGAAAGCCCATCTGAGCCTTCCGGCAGAAAAGACCGTTTACTTCGTTCTGAGAAATCCGTTCGATGTCAGGTATTTCGAAGGAAGAAAGATAGTCGTCACAAGATCGACGAAACCCATTTCTATCTATAAATCCTTAGAACATTTTTTAGGGAGGTGTGATTCATGAGGAAGTTTTTGGTCATTCTCATGGTAGTTCTTCTCGCAGTTCTGGCACTGTCCAAAACCAAGATAGTCTTCTGGACCATGTCGTTGAAACCGACCTTCACAGATTTTATTCAGGGAATCATCGACAGGTACGAAGAGTTGAACCCGGATGTTGAAATCGTCTGGGAAGATGTTCCATGGGACGTTCTCCAGCAGAAGCTTCTTGCGGCCTTTTCTTCTGGAAATCCACCCGATGTTGTGAACCTGAACGCTCAGTGGACCATCGAATTCGCTCAGAAGAAAGTTCTGTTCCCCTTGAACGATTTGCTACCCGAAGAAGTTATCAACCAGTACTTCGACAACATGATCAAAGGACTCACCTGGAAAGACGGAATTTATGGAATTCCCTGGTACACAGCTGTGGACGTGATATTCTACAACAAAGAGATCTTCGAAAAAGCTGGACTGGATCCGAAGTATCCACCTCGAACCTGGGATGAAATACTCCTCTACTCAGTTTTGATCAAGGAAAAAACGGGAAAATACGGTGCGCTTCCTACGATCTTCCAAGATCCCTCTGCGATCTTCAACTGGGACGGATTGAATCTCTACACGGTGGATGAAAACAACAGAATAAAAGAAGTACTCTTCGACAGGCCGGAATACGCTCACACTCTCAACAAATGGGCCACTCTCTACAAACAGAAGTACATCCCGAGTGAAATCGTCCAGGGTGGAGAATGGACGAGAGCCACAGAGCTCTATCAGGCTGGAGAACTCGCCATGTTGATCACTGGCGTTCAGTTTGCGGACAGAGTGAAATGGAACGCCCCAGAAATATACGAAAAATCCGATGTTGCTCCTATTCCGGCTCCAAAACCTGGTGTGAGAATGAGTGGATGGTATTCAACACTGAACGTGGTCAGAGGATCCAAGAATCCTAAGGAAGCCGCTAAATTCGCAGCGTTCGTTGCAAACCTCGAGAACCAGATCGCATTCTGTAAGCTCGTGACCATATTCCCGACTCTCAAAGCAGCGGTGAACGATCCGTGGTTCTCAAAAGACGATGGAACGCTCGCTGCCAAAGCCAGAATCATGGGAGCCAAGTATCTTGAGAACATCACGTTCTACAACGATGACATACCATTCAGAAAAGAAGCGTTCGACAGACTGAAGGATGCCATTATTCAGGTGTTCCTTGGACAGAAAGATCCCGAAACAGCGCTCAAAGAGACCGCGAAGTACTGGAGATACCTCATTCAGACTCAGCAATCGAAATAAAAAAGATGGGGAGGGGTGTGTCCCCCTCCCTTTCGAAAGGAGAGAGAGAATGCCAGGAAGGTACTACAAAAGTTTGAGAAAAAAACAGCTTCTTCTTGCATTCTTCTTCATAACGATTCCAACTCTCCTCATGGTGCTTTTCATATATTATCCTCTCGTGTTCGGTATCAAAATATCCTTTTACCAGTATGACATAGTGGGAGAATCTCTTTACATTGGACTGAAAAACTACGTCGATCTGCTTCGCGATCCTTTATTCTGGAACGCCTTCAAAAACAGTCTTTTGTACCTGCTTGTTGTACCTCCGCTCCAGCTCATTTCTATACTGCTTGCGGTCCTGCTCGACAGGGCCATAAGGGGTAGGAATCTTTTCAGAACTCTCATTTTTCTTCCAGTGGTTACTCCCATCACCATCGCTGCGATCACATGGCAGTGGATGTACAGAGAAAAAGGATTCATCAACTTTCTTCTCCAATCACTTCATATTATAGACGAGCCGATTGCTTTCCTCTCGGATCCCAAGATAGCTCTCTTTGCTATCATGTTTGTCACCATGTGGAAGGGCTTCGGTTACTACATGGTCATATATCTGGCAGGACTACAGAGCATCCCCAGGGAATTGATAGAGGCTGCCAGGGTTGACGGTGCGAAGCCTTCTCAGGTCTTCTTCAAAGTGACGATCCCCCTTCTGAAACCGTACATCCTGTTTTGCTCAACCATGTCATCTATAGCGGCTTTGAACGTCTTCGGAGAGATTTACGCCATGACAAAAGGTGGCCCGGTTCACGCAACGGAAACAATGGGAATTTTCATATACAATCGAGCTTTTGAATATCTCCAATTCGGATATTCGAACGCCGCCGCTGTTCTGTTCAGCTTCGTTGTGATTGCGTTTTCGCTTCTGAACTTCTACCTGTTCAGGGAAGGAGGTTTGAAGAGCTATTATGCCTAAAATCAGAAAGGTTTTGACTTATGTGGTTCTCGTTCTTTTTTCGCTTCTCTCAGTGTGGCCGTTTTACTGGATC contains the following coding sequences:
- a CDS encoding ROK family transcriptional regulator: MNISPTQHKILKLLIENEKISMREISEKLSVNMSTVSRNFRSLLESGFALKVEEASPGSSGGRKTALYTANPNKFFILGIGVEQNRLIGVVIDAKGNEVEKSEIHRSFRGDEIVNALVDCVEPFKEKYPNTVGISIGMPGIIKENKVIFSSALGIEDLDLGRILSKEFGTEIFVLNDANAAVVGYGFQKKNVVYFLISVPYYLNQPVGVGAGLWLEGSLYQGSNGAAGEFEIDILPSILSGPATLDEVDLKNLSSDSFLKLLSKLSEVASFVSYLLDPETVIFGGDITLFSPEFHSGLAKNVRDHLEKRHISDVEVLFDERGLWTVAFGAAKAFWKRILEDYEFAGKILK
- the nagA gene encoding beta-N-acetylglucosaminidase codes for the protein MDVDLGKLFFCGFNDFNEEVKEIIRKYRPTGILIYPGVLSKEYLLMDFMSFLSKEGDFLISSDHEGGQLEVLKYVPSSPGNLAFGKNSPDVTYRYSRVAGKIMEIVGLNMVFAPVLDLLSEESSSVIDIRSYGSDPKIVAEHGARACEGYLEGGVIPCIKHFPGHGKAREDSHLTLPVVDAPFEKLWEEDLLPFRKVLEREKKVTVMTAHVRYSSIDSLPATLSEKIITDVLREKIGFDGLVISDAMEMSAVSNNFSVEEIVSLFLNAGGNMILLGDYRNLPVYYETLVKLLEDGKVQKDKVERSIRTVEKYLAFAKKNSGVGFLADVSMKAVEFLGFEKIDHTSEVTLLVPSSENLSQADTTGGDYDQIPEIVSRFFEVENVVRYTVEDGPEFVEGDLIFDFVADIPNEKALKAHLSLPAEKTVYFVLRNPFDVRYFEGRKIVVTRSTKPISIYKSLEHFLGRCDS
- a CDS encoding ABC transporter substrate-binding protein, with amino-acid sequence MRKFLVILMVVLLAVLALSKTKIVFWTMSLKPTFTDFIQGIIDRYEELNPDVEIVWEDVPWDVLQQKLLAAFSSGNPPDVVNLNAQWTIEFAQKKVLFPLNDLLPEEVINQYFDNMIKGLTWKDGIYGIPWYTAVDVIFYNKEIFEKAGLDPKYPPRTWDEILLYSVLIKEKTGKYGALPTIFQDPSAIFNWDGLNLYTVDENNRIKEVLFDRPEYAHTLNKWATLYKQKYIPSEIVQGGEWTRATELYQAGELAMLITGVQFADRVKWNAPEIYEKSDVAPIPAPKPGVRMSGWYSTLNVVRGSKNPKEAAKFAAFVANLENQIAFCKLVTIFPTLKAAVNDPWFSKDDGTLAAKARIMGAKYLENITFYNDDIPFRKEAFDRLKDAIIQVFLGQKDPETALKETAKYWRYLIQTQQSK
- a CDS encoding carbohydrate ABC transporter permease yields the protein MPGRYYKSLRKKQLLLAFFFITIPTLLMVLFIYYPLVFGIKISFYQYDIVGESLYIGLKNYVDLLRDPLFWNAFKNSLLYLLVVPPLQLISILLAVLLDRAIRGRNLFRTLIFLPVVTPITIAAITWQWMYREKGFINFLLQSLHIIDEPIAFLSDPKIALFAIMFVTMWKGFGYYMVIYLAGLQSIPRELIEAARVDGAKPSQVFFKVTIPLLKPYILFCSTMSSIAALNVFGEIYAMTKGGPVHATETMGIFIYNRAFEYLQFGYSNAAAVLFSFVVIAFSLLNFYLFREGGLKSYYA